In one window of Methanolobus mangrovi DNA:
- a CDS encoding V-type ATP synthase subunit K produces MVTETITAMDPSGLKAIGAGIAVGLTGLASALAERDIGSAAIGAMAENESLFGKGLILTVIPETIVIFGLVVALLIK; encoded by the coding sequence ATGGTAACAGAAACAATAACCGCAATGGACCCATCAGGTTTAAAAGCAATTGGAGCAGGAATCGCAGTAGGTCTTACAGGACTCGCATCAGCTCTTGCAGAAAGAGATATCGGTAGTGCAGCTATCGGCGCAATGGCAGAGAATGAGAGTCTTTTCGGTAAGGGTTTGATCCTGACCGTAATTCCAGAAACAATTGTCATCTTTGGTCTGGTAGTTGCACTGTTGATTAAATAA